Proteins found in one Streptomyces sp. NBC_00461 genomic segment:
- the adhP gene encoding alcohol dehydrogenase AdhP: MKAAVVRAFGEPLVIEERPDPEPGPGQVRIRLEASGLCHTDIHAAHGDWPVKPNPPFVPGHEGVGLVEKLGDAVTHLSVGQRVAVPWLGRACGRCEHCLSGWETLCEQQINTGYGCDGGYAEKMLAWADFAQPVPEGVSAVHAAPLTCAGVTTYKALKVAGVKPAQLVAISGIGGLGHLAVQYAKIAGATVAAIDVTDEKLELAAELGADIVIDARKQDVGQVLKEHGGAHAAIALAVNEAAFTAVNSGLRRGGKLVMVALPAHGTIQVPIFDTVLNGTSVIGSIVGTRQDLAEVFQLHAAGRTRVIHETRPLAAVNESIDEVLRGQVKARIVFDFAAEG; this comes from the coding sequence ATGAAGGCAGCGGTCGTACGAGCCTTCGGTGAGCCCCTGGTCATCGAGGAGCGCCCCGACCCCGAGCCCGGCCCCGGCCAGGTCAGGATCCGCCTCGAGGCCTCCGGCCTGTGTCACACCGACATCCACGCCGCCCACGGCGACTGGCCCGTCAAGCCGAACCCCCCGTTCGTGCCCGGCCACGAAGGGGTCGGCCTCGTCGAGAAGCTCGGCGACGCCGTCACCCACCTGAGTGTCGGGCAGCGGGTCGCCGTGCCGTGGCTCGGCCGGGCCTGCGGGCGGTGCGAGCACTGCCTGTCCGGCTGGGAGACGCTGTGCGAGCAGCAGATCAACACCGGATACGGCTGCGACGGCGGGTACGCCGAGAAGATGCTGGCCTGGGCCGACTTCGCCCAGCCGGTTCCCGAGGGTGTCAGCGCCGTCCACGCCGCCCCGCTGACCTGCGCCGGCGTCACCACGTACAAGGCGCTCAAGGTCGCAGGCGTGAAGCCGGCCCAGCTCGTCGCGATCTCCGGCATCGGCGGACTGGGCCATCTGGCCGTGCAGTACGCCAAGATCGCCGGAGCGACCGTCGCGGCGATCGACGTCACCGACGAGAAGCTCGAACTCGCCGCGGAACTCGGCGCCGACATCGTCATCGACGCCCGCAAGCAGGACGTCGGCCAGGTGCTCAAGGAGCACGGCGGCGCTCACGCCGCGATCGCCCTTGCGGTGAACGAGGCCGCGTTCACCGCGGTCAACTCCGGGTTGCGGCGCGGCGGCAAGCTCGTCATGGTGGCATTGCCGGCCCACGGCACGATCCAGGTCCCGATTTTCGACACCGTCCTGAACGGCACCTCGGTGATCGGCTCCATCGTGGGCACCCGGCAGGACCTCGCCGAGGTGTTCCAACTGCACGCGGCCGGCCGCACCAGGGTCATTCACGAGACCCGTCCGCTCGCCGCCGTCAACGAGTCCATCGACGAGGTGCTGCGCGGCCAGGTCAAGGCCCGCATCGTGTTCGACTTCGCAGCGGAAGGGTGA
- a CDS encoding universal stress protein, which translates to MEQPLVVGTDGSEPSLRAVDWAADEAALRGVPLRVVYASLWERYEGTALAEDLGRPSEEVLADDIVDSAAGRARRRHPDLKITAEVLPEEPEYALAREGRYASALVMGSRGRSGLTELLLGSVSLSVAAYAECPVIVLRGSHDNRATPGRRGRVVVGVGEDGKESPAVRFAVEEARRRGVPLEAVRAWRCPAHESTDHPLMAGEPARLHRERAVEALEGALQDVPGDVEVHRRTVEGHARRVLVDASSQADLLVVGAKRRGGHFGLQLGRVAHAVLHHSACPVAVVPQRVPAP; encoded by the coding sequence ATGGAACAGCCCCTGGTCGTGGGCACGGACGGCTCCGAGCCCAGCCTGCGTGCCGTCGACTGGGCGGCCGACGAGGCCGCGCTGCGCGGGGTGCCGCTGCGGGTGGTGTACGCCTCGCTGTGGGAGCGCTACGAGGGCACCGCGCTCGCTGAGGACCTCGGGAGGCCGTCCGAGGAGGTGCTGGCCGACGACATCGTCGACAGCGCGGCGGGGAGGGCGCGCCGGCGCCATCCGGACCTGAAAATCACGGCCGAGGTGCTGCCGGAGGAGCCCGAGTACGCCCTGGCGCGGGAGGGGCGCTACGCCTCGGCGCTGGTGATGGGCTCCCGCGGCCGCAGCGGTCTCACCGAGCTGCTGCTGGGCTCCGTCAGCCTGTCCGTGGCCGCCTACGCCGAGTGCCCGGTGATCGTGCTGCGCGGCAGCCACGACAACCGGGCGACGCCCGGGAGGCGCGGTCGCGTCGTCGTGGGCGTCGGCGAGGACGGGAAGGAGTCCCCGGCCGTGCGTTTCGCGGTCGAGGAGGCACGACGCCGCGGAGTGCCTCTGGAGGCCGTACGGGCCTGGCGGTGCCCCGCGCACGAGAGCACCGATCACCCGCTGATGGCCGGAGAACCCGCCCGGCTGCACCGGGAGCGGGCCGTGGAGGCGCTGGAGGGCGCGTTGCAGGACGTCCCGGGCGACGTCGAGGTGCACCGCCGCACCGTCGAGGGCCATGCCCGCCGGGTGCTGGTGGACGCCTCGTCCCAGGCCGACCTCCTGGTCGTCGGAGCCAAGCGCCGCGGCGGGCACTTCGGGCTCCAACTCGGCCGCGTCGCCCACGCGGTGCTGCACCACTCCGCCTGCCCCGTCGCCGTCGTCCCGCAGCGGGTGCCGGCGCCGTGA
- a CDS encoding phosphoketolase family protein, with amino-acid sequence MPKVEHLDATALSDDELRTLDAHWRAANYLAAGQIYLMANPLLRETLRPEHIKPRLLGHWGTSPGLNLVYTHLNRVIKARGLDALCVWGPGHGGPSVLANSWLEGTYSETYPNVGRDAAGMERLFHQFSFPGGVPSHVAPETPGSIHEGGELGYSLSHAYGAALDNPNLLVACVIGDGEAETGPLAASWHSNKFLDPVHDGAVLPILHLNGYKIANPTVLSRIPEAELDELLRGYGHSPIHVTGDDPITVHRAMALAMDDALDRIAALQQSAREDGVAERSHWPVIVLRTPKGWTGPAEVDGVPVEGTWRAHQVPLSAVRENPEHLRQLEAWLRSYRPEELFDADGRPVTDVLACVPDGTLRLGATPHANGGLLVRDLPVPSLDRFAVPVDKPGTTLHEPTRILGDLLEQVMHDTSARRDFRVVGPDETASNRLQAVFDASGKAWQAEHLPVDEHLDRHGRVMEILSEHTCQGWLEGYLLTGRHGLFSCYEAFVHIVDSMVNQHIKWLKTSRQLPWRAPIASLNYLLTSHVWRQDHNGFSHQDPGFVDHVLNKSPEVVRVYLPPDANTLLSVADHALRSRDYVNVIVAGKQPCFDWLSMDQARAHCARGAGIWEWAGTENGGEPDVVLACAGDVPTLEVLAAAQLLRRHLPELAVRVVNVVDMARLMPREEHPHGMSDFEYDGLFTQDKPVIFAYHGYPWLIHRLAYRRTGHKNLHVRGYKESGTTTTPFDMVVRNDLDRYRLVMDVIDRVPGLAVRAAVVRQAMADARTRHQAWIREYGTDLPEVADWTWNA; translated from the coding sequence ATGCCCAAGGTCGAACACCTGGATGCCACCGCACTTTCCGACGATGAGCTGCGCACCCTGGACGCCCACTGGAGGGCCGCCAACTACCTGGCCGCCGGACAGATCTACCTGATGGCCAACCCGCTGCTGCGCGAGACCCTCCGGCCTGAGCACATCAAGCCGCGACTGCTCGGCCACTGGGGCACCTCGCCCGGCCTGAACCTCGTGTACACCCACCTCAACCGCGTGATCAAGGCACGCGGGCTGGACGCGCTGTGCGTGTGGGGACCCGGCCACGGCGGCCCCTCCGTACTCGCCAACTCCTGGCTGGAGGGCACCTACAGCGAGACCTACCCGAACGTCGGCCGGGACGCGGCAGGCATGGAACGGCTGTTCCACCAGTTCTCCTTCCCCGGTGGTGTGCCCAGCCATGTGGCACCGGAGACGCCCGGATCGATCCACGAGGGCGGCGAACTGGGCTACTCGCTGTCGCACGCCTACGGTGCGGCCCTCGACAATCCGAACCTGCTGGTCGCCTGCGTGATCGGCGACGGCGAGGCGGAGACCGGGCCGCTGGCCGCCTCCTGGCACTCCAACAAGTTCCTCGACCCGGTGCATGACGGAGCCGTCCTGCCGATCCTGCACCTGAACGGCTACAAGATCGCCAACCCGACCGTGCTGTCCCGGATCCCCGAGGCCGAACTCGACGAGCTGCTGCGCGGATACGGCCACTCCCCGATTCACGTCACCGGCGACGATCCGATCACCGTCCACCGGGCGATGGCACTCGCGATGGACGACGCACTGGACCGCATCGCCGCGCTGCAGCAGTCGGCCCGCGAGGACGGCGTCGCCGAGCGCTCGCACTGGCCCGTGATCGTCCTGCGCACCCCGAAGGGCTGGACCGGCCCCGCCGAGGTCGACGGTGTCCCGGTCGAGGGCACCTGGCGCGCCCACCAGGTGCCTTTGTCAGCCGTACGCGAAAACCCCGAGCACCTGCGGCAGTTGGAGGCATGGCTGCGCTCGTACCGTCCCGAGGAACTGTTCGACGCCGACGGCCGGCCTGTCACCGACGTCCTCGCCTGCGTCCCCGACGGGACCCTACGCCTGGGCGCGACCCCGCACGCCAACGGCGGCCTGCTCGTGCGCGACCTGCCGGTCCCCTCCCTCGACCGGTTCGCCGTGCCGGTGGACAAGCCGGGTACCACCCTCCACGAGCCCACCCGGATCCTCGGCGACCTCCTGGAACAGGTCATGCACGACACCTCGGCCCGCCGCGACTTCCGGGTCGTGGGGCCCGACGAGACCGCCTCCAACCGGCTGCAGGCGGTCTTCGACGCCAGCGGCAAGGCGTGGCAGGCCGAGCACCTTCCGGTGGACGAGCACCTGGACCGGCACGGCCGGGTGATGGAGATCCTCTCCGAGCACACCTGTCAGGGCTGGCTGGAGGGCTATCTGCTGACCGGACGGCACGGGTTGTTCTCCTGCTACGAGGCGTTCGTGCACATCGTCGACTCGATGGTCAACCAGCACATCAAGTGGCTGAAGACATCGAGGCAGTTGCCGTGGCGTGCCCCCATCGCCTCCCTCAACTACCTGCTCACCTCGCACGTGTGGCGCCAGGACCACAACGGCTTCTCCCACCAGGACCCAGGCTTCGTCGACCACGTCCTCAACAAGAGCCCCGAGGTCGTACGGGTCTACCTGCCGCCGGACGCCAACACGCTGCTGTCGGTCGCGGACCACGCGCTGCGCAGCCGCGACTACGTCAACGTGATCGTGGCCGGCAAGCAGCCCTGCTTCGACTGGCTCTCCATGGACCAGGCCCGCGCCCACTGCGCCCGTGGTGCCGGCATCTGGGAGTGGGCAGGCACGGAGAACGGCGGGGAGCCGGACGTCGTCCTGGCCTGCGCGGGCGACGTGCCCACCCTGGAGGTGCTGGCCGCCGCTCAGCTGCTGCGTCGGCATCTCCCCGAGCTCGCGGTCCGCGTGGTGAACGTCGTCGACATGGCCCGGCTGATGCCGCGCGAGGAACACCCGCACGGCATGAGCGACTTCGAGTACGACGGGCTGTTCACCCAGGACAAGCCGGTGATCTTCGCCTACCACGGCTACCCGTGGCTGATCCACCGCCTCGCCTACCGCCGCACGGGCCACAAGAACCTGCATGTGCGCGGCTACAAGGAGTCCGGCACCACGACCACGCCGTTCGACATGGTCGTCCGTAACGACCTGGACCGCTACCGGCTGGTCATGGACGTCATCGACCGGGTGCCCGGCCTCGCCGTGCGCGCCGCCGTCGTGCGCCAGGCGATGGCCGACGCCCGCACCCGCCACCAGGCGTGGATCCGGGAGTACGGCACCGACCTGCCCGAGGTCGCGGACTGGACCTGGAACGCGTGA